From Acetobacteroides hydrogenigenes, one genomic window encodes:
- the recJ gene encoding single-stranded-DNA-specific exonuclease RecJ, protein MVKSWVLKEQGNPEVVAELAASLGIDSVLANLLVQRGVTSFDDAKAFFRPSLSDLHDPFLLTDMDKAVERLHAAMANNEKILVYGDYDVDGTTAVALMYSFLRERYSNVSYYIPDRYSEGYGVSFKSIEYAAQNGYTLFITLDCGIKAVEKVAHAKTLGIDFVICDHHFPSDIIPDAVAVLDPKRTDCTYPFNDLSGCGVGFKLLQAYCQRYDIPFSELEGLLDLVAVSIASDIVPVIGENRVLAYFGLKRLNENPRYGLKSIIKLSGLDHHSIAIDDIVFKIGPRINAAGRMESGKTAVDLLTASNEEVAKEMANIINECNNDRKNVDRTITLDAFKFIETNPEFANRKSTVLFNPTWHKGVVGIVASRLIETYYRPTVVLTLSSNGFATGSARSVPGFDLYQAVETCSDLLENFGGHMYAAGLTLKVENVEKFSKRFEEVVCSMIKPEMLVPQIEIDSRLNLDEISPKFYRILKQFQPFGPGNMSPVFLTEEVYDNGDGRKVGNGAEHLKLDLIQENNPYKPIGAIGFGLADHYNNIKNGMAFKVCYAVVENHFRGVSTIQLRLKDIKMQNEPF, encoded by the coding sequence ATGGTAAAATCGTGGGTTTTAAAAGAACAAGGCAATCCTGAAGTTGTTGCTGAATTGGCAGCCTCTTTGGGTATTGATTCTGTTTTGGCCAATCTGCTTGTTCAACGCGGGGTAACCAGTTTTGATGATGCAAAAGCCTTCTTCCGTCCATCTTTAAGCGATTTGCATGACCCGTTCTTGCTTACCGACATGGATAAAGCAGTGGAGAGACTTCATGCTGCAATGGCAAACAATGAAAAGATACTCGTTTATGGCGATTACGATGTGGATGGAACAACTGCCGTTGCTCTCATGTACTCGTTTCTTCGCGAAAGGTATTCTAATGTATCGTACTATATCCCCGATAGGTATAGTGAAGGGTATGGAGTCTCTTTTAAAAGTATAGAGTACGCTGCTCAAAATGGATACACCCTTTTTATTACACTTGACTGTGGTATAAAAGCTGTGGAAAAGGTTGCTCATGCTAAAACTTTGGGTATCGATTTTGTTATATGCGATCACCATTTTCCGAGCGATATAATTCCTGATGCAGTTGCTGTTCTTGATCCAAAACGTACGGATTGCACGTACCCATTTAATGATTTATCTGGTTGCGGCGTTGGCTTTAAGTTGCTTCAGGCTTACTGCCAGAGGTATGATATCCCGTTTTCGGAGTTAGAAGGATTGCTCGATCTTGTTGCTGTGAGCATAGCCTCTGATATTGTTCCTGTTATTGGAGAAAATAGGGTGCTTGCCTATTTCGGATTAAAAAGGTTGAACGAGAACCCTCGTTATGGGCTCAAATCAATCATTAAGCTTTCGGGGCTCGACCATCATAGCATTGCTATTGACGATATTGTATTTAAGATAGGTCCCCGAATTAATGCAGCAGGACGAATGGAGTCGGGTAAAACGGCTGTAGACCTGCTTACTGCATCCAACGAGGAAGTTGCAAAAGAGATGGCTAATATCATCAACGAGTGCAATAACGACCGCAAGAATGTGGATAGGACTATTACGCTTGATGCCTTTAAGTTCATAGAAACCAATCCGGAGTTTGCAAATCGAAAAAGCACGGTGCTCTTTAACCCTACATGGCACAAGGGCGTTGTTGGGATTGTTGCATCGCGTCTTATTGAAACCTATTACAGGCCAACCGTGGTGCTTACGCTTTCGAGTAATGGTTTTGCAACTGGATCTGCTCGAAGTGTGCCTGGTTTTGACCTTTACCAAGCTGTAGAGACATGTTCTGACCTGCTTGAGAATTTTGGAGGGCATATGTATGCGGCAGGCTTAACGCTCAAGGTTGAAAATGTGGAAAAATTTTCGAAGCGCTTTGAGGAGGTGGTTTGCTCGATGATAAAACCAGAAATGCTTGTTCCCCAAATTGAAATAGATTCGAGGTTGAACTTGGATGAGATATCTCCTAAATTTTATAGGATACTTAAACAGTTTCAACCTTTTGGCCCTGGTAATATGTCGCCAGTATTCCTTACGGAGGAAGTGTACGATAATGGTGATGGAAGGAAAGTAGGCAATGGAGCAGAGCATCTTAAACTCGATCTGATACAAGAGAATAACCCGTATAAGCCTATAGGTGCAATTGGATTTGGATTGGCGGATCATTACAACAATATCAAAAATGGTATGGCCTTTAAGGTTTGCTATGCCGTTGTTGAAAACCATTTTAGAGGAGTTTCTACCATTCAGCTTAGGCTTAAAGATATAAAGATGCAGAATGAGCCATTTTAG
- the lipA gene encoding lipoyl synthase: protein MFFAYFATLKSSNLEKRQQRLKKPEWLKIKLTEGENYASTSETVKAHNLHTICSSGRCPNIGECWGKGTATFMVLGEICTRSCKFCATHSGRPLPVDREEPSRVAQSVRLMGVKYCVITSVDRDDLPDGGAEHWAAVISEVKRVNPSTAVEILIPDFDGRGDLIDTVLAANPDVVGHNLETIKRLTPSVRSRAQYDVSLKTLKHIADRGAVAKSSLMLGLGETEDEILEAMDDMLAAGCRLLTLGQYLQPTHKHLPVQAYIHPDKFTELKEIALRKGFKYVESGPLVRSSYMAERAYEGMINPLNLP, encoded by the coding sequence ATTTTTTTTGCTTACTTTGCTACTTTAAAAAGTAGTAACTTGGAAAAACGCCAACAACGATTAAAGAAACCCGAATGGCTTAAAATAAAACTTACAGAAGGCGAAAACTACGCAAGTACGAGTGAAACCGTAAAGGCTCACAACCTGCATACCATTTGCAGTAGTGGGCGTTGTCCTAATATCGGCGAGTGCTGGGGGAAAGGAACGGCAACGTTTATGGTTCTTGGTGAAATATGTACTCGATCTTGCAAGTTTTGCGCAACCCATTCAGGGCGTCCTCTTCCTGTAGACAGAGAGGAACCATCGCGCGTCGCTCAGTCGGTGCGATTGATGGGGGTAAAATACTGTGTAATAACTTCAGTTGATAGGGATGATCTTCCTGATGGTGGTGCTGAGCATTGGGCTGCTGTTATTTCAGAGGTCAAGCGCGTAAATCCTAGTACAGCCGTTGAAATTCTGATTCCCGATTTCGATGGTCGTGGAGATCTAATCGATACTGTTCTAGCCGCAAATCCAGATGTAGTAGGGCATAACCTCGAAACTATAAAGAGGTTGACGCCTTCGGTTCGAAGTCGTGCACAGTACGATGTTAGCCTGAAAACCCTTAAGCATATAGCAGATAGGGGGGCAGTGGCGAAGTCGTCGTTGATGTTAGGACTTGGGGAGACCGAGGACGAAATACTAGAAGCAATGGACGATATGCTCGCTGCTGGATGTAGGCTACTTACTTTAGGGCAGTACCTACAGCCAACTCACAAGCATCTTCCTGTTCAAGCCTATATTCACCCTGATAAGTTTACCGAACTGAAAGAGATTGCTCTTCGTAAGGGGTTTAAATATGTAGAGAGTGGGCCTTTGGTTCGTTCGTCTTACATGGCCGAGCGTGCTTACGAAGGCATGATAAACCCATTAAATCTTCCTTGA
- the lipB gene encoding lipoyl(octanoyl) transferase LipB, protein MRREVAFMDFGLVDYKEAWDKQSELFSLLLSRKINSTEDANGYFVLCEHPHVYTLGKSGAAANLLISNDFLKRIGATYHKIDRGGDITYHGPGQIVGYPIIDLEKFGVSLKGYIHKIEEMVIRTVAEYGIMGERLDGATGVWLDTKIPGKARKICAIGVKASRFITMHGFALNVNTNLDYFSYINPCGFVDKGVTSIGRELGKIVDFDEVKKVIAKKFEEVFGADLYNSAEVR, encoded by the coding sequence ATGAGACGTGAAGTGGCATTTATGGATTTCGGGCTTGTCGATTATAAGGAGGCTTGGGATAAGCAGAGCGAACTGTTTAGCCTTCTACTTAGTCGGAAGATTAATTCTACGGAAGATGCTAATGGGTACTTTGTGCTTTGTGAGCATCCTCATGTTTATACGCTTGGTAAAAGTGGCGCTGCTGCTAACTTGCTCATATCAAACGACTTTCTTAAAAGAATTGGGGCTACCTATCATAAGATTGATAGAGGTGGGGATATAACCTACCATGGACCTGGCCAGATTGTTGGCTACCCAATTATCGACCTCGAAAAGTTTGGTGTTTCGTTAAAGGGTTATATCCACAAAATAGAGGAAATGGTCATTCGAACTGTTGCCGAATATGGGATTATGGGTGAGCGGCTTGATGGGGCTACGGGGGTTTGGCTCGACACTAAAATTCCTGGTAAAGCTCGCAAGATTTGTGCTATTGGAGTAAAGGCAAGTCGTTTTATAACAATGCATGGTTTTGCGCTCAATGTTAATACTAATCTCGACTATTTTAGCTACATAAACCCTTGTGGTTTTGTTGATAAAGGAGTAACTTCTATAGGAAGAGAGTTGGGGAAGATTGTGGATTTTGATGAGGTGAAAAAGGTCATCGCTAAAAAATTCGAAGAGGTTTTTGGTGCAGATTTGTATAATAGTGCGGAGGTGAGGTAG